One Fontisphaera persica DNA window includes the following coding sequences:
- a CDS encoding response regulator: protein MEKKRILIIDDEPTFTRMVRLNLEKTGKYEVREENRGRRGAAAAREFKPHLIFLDVIMPDADGGEVAAHIQADNRLKNVPIVFLTATVSKREVGDTGGTRGGLFFLAKPVTLEQLEACIAKHLPDLPAAPESPADAAPPPPPPAPPPGGGCAPGTQA, encoded by the coding sequence CTTCACCCGGATGGTGCGCCTCAACCTCGAAAAAACCGGCAAATACGAGGTGCGCGAGGAAAACCGAGGACGGCGCGGGGCCGCGGCAGCGCGTGAATTCAAGCCGCATCTCATTTTTCTGGATGTCATCATGCCCGACGCCGACGGCGGCGAAGTGGCGGCGCACATCCAGGCCGACAACCGCCTGAAAAACGTGCCCATTGTCTTTCTCACCGCCACCGTCTCGAAGCGGGAAGTGGGCGACACCGGCGGCACGCGCGGCGGCCTTTTCTTTCTGGCCAAACCCGTAACCCTGGAGCAACTGGAAGCCTGCATCGCCAAACATCTTCCGGACCTCCCCGCCGCGCCGGAAAGCCCGGCGGATGCCGCCCCGCCACCCCCGCCCCCCGCGCCACCCCCTGGCGGAGGATGTGCTCCGGGCACCCAGGCCTAA